The Fibrobacter sp. UWR4 genome includes a window with the following:
- a CDS encoding MATE family efflux transporter has protein sequence MPRNLYEGNILRNIGLFSVPFLIANFLQTLYGMADLFIIGQFTDAAGITAVAVGSQVMHFVTVILVGLTMGTTVLMGQAVGAKRHKSLSRILGNTALIFTGVAILFTAILLLTAPQIVSLLSTPAEAVAGTTRYLVVCFLGIPFITAYNVVAAAFRGLGDTKSPMYFVTISCVVNIALDFLFVGPLGMGPAGAAVATVLSQLFCVVLTLASIKWVKRVRFNIPLSLKDFRPNKAILWSLTKIGFPIACQEGFIQVSFLFITLIANSRGLEIAAAVGVVEKIICFLFLVPSAMLSSVSAISAQCIGADRYDRARQTLYCGMGIAAGFGLACGILFQFISEPVLALFTDDLKVITYGTQYLHAYVFDCMVAGIHFCFSGYFCACGRSVVSFIHNAISIVTLRVPGAYLAAIWYPDTLFPMGIATLSGSFLSVLICVGVYLFQLEIRKKPEIQAN, from the coding sequence ATGCCCCGCAATCTTTACGAAGGAAATATTTTAAGGAACATCGGACTGTTCTCCGTCCCGTTTTTGATTGCGAACTTCCTGCAGACTCTCTATGGCATGGCGGATCTGTTTATTATAGGTCAGTTTACGGATGCCGCAGGCATTACCGCCGTGGCGGTAGGTAGCCAGGTCATGCATTTCGTGACGGTCATCCTGGTAGGGCTTACGATGGGTACCACGGTGCTCATGGGGCAGGCCGTAGGTGCCAAGCGCCACAAAAGCCTGAGCCGCATTTTAGGGAATACTGCCTTGATCTTTACCGGGGTGGCCATCCTTTTCACCGCCATCCTGCTGTTGACCGCCCCCCAGATCGTGTCCCTTTTGTCCACTCCCGCCGAGGCTGTTGCAGGCACGACTCGCTACCTGGTGGTGTGTTTTCTGGGAATTCCCTTCATTACCGCCTACAATGTGGTGGCTGCAGCGTTCCGCGGTCTTGGGGATACCAAGAGCCCCATGTATTTTGTAACAATTTCCTGCGTGGTGAATATCGCCCTTGACTTCCTGTTTGTCGGTCCCCTGGGGATGGGTCCCGCGGGGGCTGCCGTTGCGACGGTCCTTTCCCAGCTGTTCTGTGTCGTCCTGACCCTCGCTTCCATCAAGTGGGTCAAGCGGGTCCGCTTCAACATACCCCTTTCCCTCAAGGATTTCCGCCCTAACAAGGCTATTCTCTGGTCCTTGACGAAAATCGGCTTCCCCATCGCCTGTCAGGAAGGGTTCATCCAGGTTTCCTTCCTGTTCATAACCCTCATCGCAAACTCCCGCGGGCTAGAGATCGCCGCCGCAGTTGGCGTGGTGGAAAAGATCATCTGCTTCCTCTTCCTGGTGCCTTCCGCCATGTTGTCCTCTGTCTCCGCCATTAGCGCGCAGTGCATTGGGGCGGACCGCTACGATCGAGCCCGCCAGACGCTGTATTGTGGCATGGGGATTGCCGCCGGTTTCGGCCTGGCGTGCGGAATCCTCTTCCAGTTTATTTCCGAACCAGTCCTTGCCCTGTTTACGGACGACCTGAAGGTAATCACCTATGGTACCCAGTACCTGCACGCCTATGTCTTTGACTGCATGGTGGCCGGTATCCATTTCTGCTTTAGCGGGTACTTCTGCGCCTGTGGCCGCTCCGTCGTGTCCTTTATACACAATGCGATTTCTATCGTAACCCTCCGTGTCCCGGGGGCCTACCTTGCCGCAATTTGGTATCCGGATACCCTTTTCCCCATGGGAATTGCCACCCTGTCGGGCTCTTTCCTCTCGGTGCTTATTTGCGTAGGCGTCTACTTGTTCCAACTTGAAATACGGAAAAAGCCAGAGATTCAAGCAAACTAA